A stretch of Cucumis sativus cultivar 9930 chromosome 2, Cucumber_9930_V3, whole genome shotgun sequence DNA encodes these proteins:
- the WRKY12 gene encoding probable WRKY transcription factor 40-like gives MEPTSTTINTSLDLNFNPPADQPHPPTPNSPLKQQAPTGILAEKLNRISSENKKLNQMLGVVVENYSVLKNQVIDLIMKTRKRKAAPGCDNCCNFNRSASSDQYCGCCSDDNDSCYNKRPRENNSKPKVMRVLVPTPVSDSTLIVKDGYQWRKYGQKVTKDNPSPRAYYKCSFAPTCPVKRKVQRSVEEPCYLVATYEGQHNHPKPNSGIEYQLIGPINLGSNTKLDSSNVTSSPSSSIKSPSSSSLMPSMSFDHLTKSQPQIRSPSSSNSSSSTQKLLVQQMATLLTRDPNFTRALATAITGNMVDSEIWG, from the exons atggaacccACAAGTACCACCATCAATACTTCTCTTGACCTCAATTTCAATCCTCCGGCCGACCAACCTCATCCACCCACTCCTAATTCTCCACTCAAACAACAG GCTCCAACAGGCATTCTTGCTGAAAAATTGAATCGAATTAGTTCGGAGAATAAGAAGCTGAATCAGATGCTTGGGGTAGTGGTTGAGAATTACAGcgttttgaaaaatcaagttATCGATTTAATCATGAAAACCAGAAAACGAAAAGCAGCTCCAGGATGTGATAATTGTTGTAATTTCAATAGGAGCGCTTCGTCCGATCAATATTGCGGTTGTTGTAGCGATGATAATGATTCCTGTTATAATAAGAGGCCTAgagaaaataatagtaaacCCAAGGTTATGAGAGTCCTCGTTCCCACCCCAGTTTCCGATTCCACTTTG ATCGTGAAGGATGGATATCAATGGAGGAAATATGGTCAAAAGGTGACTAAAGACAATCCATCACCAAGAGCGTACTATAAATGCTCATTTGCCCCTACCTGTCCGGTGAAGAGAAAG GTACAAAGAAGTGTTGAAGAGCCATGTTATTTAGTAGCAACATACGAAGGACAACACAATCATCCAAAACCCAATTCAGGAATTGAGTATCAATTAATTGGACCAATTAATTTAGGTTCAAATACAAAGCTTGATTCTTCTAATGTTACATCATCACCTTCTTCCTCTATCAAATCTCCATCATCATCATCGTTAATGCCTTCTATGTCTTTTGATCACTTAACTAAATCTCAACCTCAAATACGATCACCTTCATCgtctaattcttcttcttcaactcaaAAGCTTCTTGTTCAACAAATGGCTACTCTTTTGACCAGAGACCCTAATTTCACTAGAGCTCTTGCCACTGCCATTACCGGAAACATGGTGGATAGTGAAATTTGGGGATGA